Part of the Candidatus Desulfatibia profunda genome is shown below.
TTATCACCGTATATCTTGTATAAATGGAAGGAAAGATTATGATTTGCGATAATTGCGGAAAAAAGGGAGCAAAGGTTCGTAAAATTACACGCAGTTATGGGAAAGGTAAAAAATTGCTTGTTATTGAAAATGTACCTATTATTAGCTGCCCACATTGTGGTGAAAGTTATATTACAGCAGAAACACTCCACGAAATTGAGCGTATAAAACTCCATCGTAAGAACTTTGCTACAGA
Proteins encoded:
- a CDS encoding type II toxin-antitoxin system MqsA family antitoxin; translated protein: MICDNCGKKGAKVRKITRSYGKGKKLLVIENVPIISCPHCGESYITAETLHEIERIKLHRKNFATERPVPIANFV